The Gammaproteobacteria bacterium region GACTGATCGTGCTGGTATTGAACAACCGCGATCTCAATCAGGTCACCTGGGAGCAACGCGTGATGAGCGGCGATCGCAAATATCAGGCGTCGCAGGAAATACCCGATTTTCCTTACGCGCCGTATGCCGAGATGCTGGGTCTCGGCGGCATCAGAGTAGAGCATCCCGATGGCGTAGGCGCCGCGTGGGATCGCGCGCTCGGCATGGATCGGCCCGTCGTGCTGGAAGCGCTTACCGACCCCAACACACCGCCGCTGCCGCCGCACATCGAAACCAAGAAGGCCAGACAATACATGAGCGCGCTGCTCAAGGGCGACGCCCAGCGCGGCGGCATCATCAGGCAGTCAGTCAAGCAAGTCGCGGGGAGTCTGGCGTCGCGCCGGCGCCGAGAGGACTAACCATTTCGACCACAGGATGACAAGGTTCTGATGAAATACCTCCCTGGCTCACCCTCGCGCGCGGCTTGCGCTACCAGTAAACAGCGCGCGGAATGATTTTGAACCGCTCCGGGTGGTGACCCGCTTGTAAGACAGTGTGATGCTTGAGAAGCTCAAACAAGGCTGGCGCGCCTTTGAACACGATCCGCCCGGCGAGCGGTTCCGGCAACGCTTCAAACGGAGCCAGCAATCCGACCGCAGCGTCGTGTACAAGCTAGTGTTCGTCGCGAGCGGTGTCTTCATCATGGCCGTCGGTGTCTTCCTCCTGGCCGTACCGGGACCGGGTGTGCTGGTGGTTCTTATCGGCGCCGGACTGGTCGCGCAAGTATCCTCGTCGGCCGCTCGCGCGCTGGACTGGTGCGAACTGCGCGTACGCAAGCTGGCGGCGTGGAGCCTGAAAAAGTGGCGGCGCGCCTCCCTGATGATGAAAATCGTGTTGGTACTGCTCGTGGCGGTGTTTGTACTAGCAGCAAGTCTTGCCGCTTACGAATTATTGCTGGCGAAATAAGCCTTGCGCGGCTTGATGATTCGTCACGGATTCCGTTGAGAGCCGCTTTGGCAAGTCCAGCGTGTATCACTTGCACGGAGCAAGCTAATTCGCTTGCGCCCAGGTGAACGTTAATGGAGCAGTGTGCGCGACTCAAAATCCGCATACTGCGTCAGCACATGTTGATAAATGCGCTCGGCTCGAAACTCGACTTCCGCGTCGGTGTAGCTGCCGGTGGGCAAGCCCGTCGCATCGGCATAGAGAAAATCGTGAATCTGCGTGCGGATGGCATCGCGCGCCGCCTGTCTCGCGCGCCAGTCATGGTAACGCTGCAAGTCGGAACGCAATCGCGCCAGCAGTTCTTTCGCAACTTTCTTGATCTGGGCAATATCCTCCTTGTCCAGTTGCTCTTTCTTCAACAGATCGAACAAAGCCAGCGATTCCTCGTCCAGCCCTTCGGCCACCGCGCGCTGCGACTCGTCGTCGAGCGCCTTGACGACTTTCAGGAGTTCCTCAAAGGTGCGCTCAATCGTCACGCGGTCTTTCTCGCGGTTGTAGGTATCGACTAATTCTTCGTAATGGGTCTGGAAGTTAGTCCGTAGCGGATTCTGCGCAATCATCCTCGCCAGGCGCTTTTCCACTGCATCTTTGATGTTTTGCACAGCCGAATTGAGCCCGCCGTGATGGCGCTCGTACTCTTTGCGCAGCGCGTCGAAGTCGATGGCGCTGATGTCGTACACGAGCCGCTCTTCCCCGCTGCCAGCGTTCGTGCGTGGCGCGATCGTCTCATCCACGATTCGATGCAGGTCGCGGATGATCGCGGTGATGTCAGCCGCGTCCCGGTCCTCCTGTAGGCTCTTGTAGACGATGTTAATGGCATCCATGTCCCAGCGATGAGCGTTGACCCCAGGCAACGTCACGCAGGCCCGGAATTTTTTGAATGCCTCACGCGCCAGTAGCTCGAAGCGCTTGCGTTCCTCGTCGCTGTCATTAATGGCGTTCTTGATTGAATTGATCGCGGCGATGCGCCCGAACCCTTCCGCCTCGGGGATCGATTCCAGGCGAGAGTCTTTGGCCGCCAGGAATCCTTTTACCATCCCGCGCAATGCGAGTAAGAAATTACATTTCGTTTGATTGATCTAAGACTTTTACCCGTCATTTCACTGATTTTGATAACGTTGATTCGATGGTACGCATCTTGCACCAAGGATGGTAACCGCGG contains the following coding sequences:
- a CDS encoding DUF3387 domain-containing protein; this translates as MVKGFLAAKDSRLESIPEAEGFGRIAAINSIKNAINDSDEERKRFELLAREAFKKFRACVTLPGVNAHRWDMDAINIVYKSLQEDRDAADITAIIRDLHRIVDETIAPRTNAGSGEERLVYDISAIDFDALRKEYERHHGGLNSAVQNIKDAVEKRLARMIAQNPLRTNFQTHYEELVDTYNREKDRVTIERTFEELLKVVKALDDESQRAVAEGLDEESLALFDLLKKEQLDKEDIAQIKKVAKELLARLRSDLQRYHDWRARQAARDAIRTQIHDFLYADATGLPTGSYTDAEVEFRAERIYQHVLTQYADFESRTLLH